The Mytilus edulis chromosome 12, xbMytEdul2.2, whole genome shotgun sequence genome contains a region encoding:
- the LOC139498330 gene encoding G2/M phase-specific E3 ubiquitin-protein ligase-like, with protein MNIPTCTNTVSRLRRTASSNRTLEQAYNASTQRRISDRTTETHQDQITVGHRTGESKTMRTLPRTQAPATLSTGYQETLNSALSSHSTASLQDIMDITRELHDNDTNTNVFNDFLPEIEQFGDVGQNQSADALKDLLIQHRNMTINPISSGDPLQMEVRRGNVLSDAITIIRISEHDLHNPLCIKFIGEDGVDIGGLRREFWSLFLHNISSSCYVTGKPGRQTFQQNFVEKKKQTFFHLGQLIALSILQDGPGLPIFSDIVTDYIINGETVVLNLDDLPDGLRDTLDKMQDSASDSEARDMYSSVLDIAADVGFIVPLTSFTRCHVKQLKAAFIESQISSCKDELNQFIEGLDTHRVLSLLRQTENIASARCLFSGRVKPLTVSQLRGLIRFSFKDGNAKVAEEATAQGFITFLQATKGTATITNGINLQPKDVLMWLTGSTIVPAIGFHKPIDVYFSPNKTFVNTCALALTLKTLPDLSPADAVSYYTELIINSQTFTKG; from the exons ATGAATATTCCAACATGTACAAATACAGTATCAAGATTAAGACGAACGGCGTCGAGTAATAGGACTTTG GAACAAGCGTATAATGCGTCAACACAGCGAAGAATTAGTGATAGGACAACAGAAACACaccag GATCAAATCACAGTAGGACATCGAACTGGCGAGTCAAAAACAATGAGAACACTACCAAGAACACAAGCACCTGCAACACTCAGTACAGGGTACCAGGAAACCCTAAATTCAGCACTGTCTTCACATTCAACAGCCAGTTTACAAGATATTATGGATATAACAAG agaACTACATGATAATGATACCAATACTAATGTGTTCAATGACTTTTTACCAGAAATTGAACAATTTGGAGATGTTGG TCAAAACCAGTCTGCTGACGCATTAAAAGATTTGCTGATTCAACATCGAAATATGACCATAAATCCCATTTCTAGTGGGGATCCGTTGCAAATGGAGGTCCGCAGGGGTAATGTGCTGTCGGATGCCATTACAATTATAAGGATCTCAGAACATGATTTGCATAATCCTTTGTGCATCAAGTTTATTGGAGAAGACGGAGTTGACATAGGTGGTCTAAGAAGAGAGTTTTGGAGTCTTTTCTTGCACAACATTTCTAGTTCATGTTATGTAACAG GAAAACCTGGTAgacaaacatttcaacaaaatttcgtagagaaaaaaaaacaaacattttttcacCTTGGTCAGCTGATTGCCTTATCAATTCTTCAAGATGGTCCTGGTCTACCAATCTTTTCCGATATTGTCACAGATTACATAATTAATGGAGAGACAGTTGTCTTAAATCTGGACGATCTCCCTGATGGACTTAGAGATACACTGGATAAg ATGCAGGACAGTGCATCAGATAGTGAGGCAAGAGACATGTATTCATCTGTACTGGATATTGCTGCTGACGTTGGTTTTATAGTGCCTTTAACATCATTCACAAGATGTCATGTGAAACAATTGAAGGCGGCTTTTATTGAAAGCCAAATTTCAAGCTGCAAGGATGAGCTTAACCAGTTCATTGAAG GTTTGGATACACACCGAGTCCTGAGCCTGCTTCGGCAGACAGAAAACATAGCATCAGCAAGATGTTTATTCAGTGGTAGAGTGAAACCATTAACTGTTAGTCAACTGAGGGGACTGATAAGATTTAGTTTTAAAGACGGCAATGCTAAAGTTGCGGAGGAGGCCACTGCGCAAGGTTTTATCACATTCCTTCAGGCCACTAAGG GAACTGCAACTATAACCAATGGGATAAATTTACAACCGAAGGACGTTCTGATGTGGTTGACTGGATCTACTATTGTGCCAGCCATAGGTTTCCATAAACCTATAGATGTATATTTTTCTCCTAACAAAACTTTTGTAAATACGTGTGCCTTGGCCCTAACACTGAAGACACTACCTGATCTATCCCCGGCCGATGCTGTGTCATATTATACTGAACTAATAATCAATAGTCAAACTTTCACGAAAggataa